The genomic window TTGCTGGTAACCACGGTTTTTGTCCTTGTATTCAGTCATAGTTAAATGGAGTGACGTTATTCCAGCGATGGAGATATCGAGAAACTGCCGCGTCTTCGGTTCAACACTCCATCACTCCATAACTCCACCACTCCGTTCATATCTTTACATCCGCTTCTGCGAAATTCTCCAGCGCTTGCACCAGGTCCACTGTGAAGCGCGCCGCTGTGCCGCCGTCGATCACGCGATGGTCATACGAAAGTCCGATGGGCAACATCATGCGCGGCACGATTTGTTTGTCTTTGACGACTGGCTTCAGAACCCCGCGACCCAGGCCGAGAATGGCGACCTCCGGTTTGTTGATGATGGGCGTGAAGTGCGAACCGCCAATACCGCCCTGATTCGAGATGGTGAACGTGCCGCCCTTCAGTTCATCGAGCGAAACTTTACGGTCGCGGGCCTTCTGCGCCAGCGCCTCCAGTTCCTTCGAGAGATCGAGCAGGCTTTTCTTATCGACATCGCGAATCACAGGAACAATTAAACCCGCCTCCGTATCAACCGCGACGCCGATGTGGTAATACTCCTTCAAAAGGACTTCCCCGGCGGCTTCATCGAGGCTCGCATTGAAGCTCGGATGCTTTTTCAACGTTGCCACAACGGCCTTCAACGCAAACGGCGTCAACGTCAGCCGCGCTCCTTTTTGTTCGTAAGCCGGGGCGTACTTCTTCCGGAGTTCGAGTAACGCGGTGATGTCGGCGTCATCGAACTGCGTGACATGCGGAATCGTGTTCCAATTCTCCGCCATTCGCCGGCTGATGACCTTGCGCAGCGATGACATGGGCTTCTTGGAAATTTCGCCCCACTTGGAAAAATCGACCACTTCTGCAGTCGCCTTTTGCGCAGGTGCAGCGGAGGGCTTGGGTTGCGCCGTCAGTTTTTGCAGGCGCTGGACGTAAGCCCGGAGATCAGCCATCCCGATGCGCCCGCCGCGCTCACTGCCGCGCACCCGGGTCAAGTCGATGCCGAGTTCACGCGCCGCCTG from Verrucomicrobiota bacterium includes these protein-coding regions:
- a CDS encoding 2-oxo acid dehydrogenase subunit E2, coding for MDVKLPKLGEGADSGTVVSLLVKEGDRIELNQTLLELENEKAVAPIPSTVAGVITKIHVKEGDKLSVGQRILTVAASPRGINGAPTAEDEPTVIQRGGGQAEARPAVSAEEEPPSKPETPEAAEDRRQTTKDRSQTSGLRLPTSDLPAAASPSVRQAARELGIDLTRVRGSERGGRIGMADLRAYVQRLQKLTAQPKPSAAPAQKATAEVVDFSKWGEISKKPMSSLRKVISRRMAENWNTIPHVTQFDDADITALLELRKKYAPAYEQKGARLTLTPFALKAVVATLKKHPSFNASLDEAAGEVLLKEYYHIGVAVDTEAGLIVPVIRDVDKKSLLDLSKELEALAQKARDRKVSLDELKGGTFTISNQGGIGGSHFTPIINKPEVAILGLGRGVLKPVVKDKQIVPRMMLPIGLSYDHRVIDGGTAARFTVDLVQALENFAEADVKI